CGATATATATTATGAGAATCATTCTCATCTTCGTGCCCGGGAAGGGCTGACCACCATGCCTCGCTATCGTCGCGCCGCACTCGTCCTGGCCGCCTGTCTCGGCACCTTTCTCGCCACGCTCGACATCAGCATCGTCAACGTCGCGCTGCCGACGCTGCAGACGGCACTCGACACCGATATCGGCGGCCTTCAGTGGGTCGTCAATGCGTATGCGCTCGCGCTGTCCGCGTTCATGCTGTCGGCCGGGCCGCTCGGCGATCGCTACGGGCACAAGCGCGTGTGGCTTGCCAGCGTGATCCTGTTCACGGCCGGGTCGGTGGTCTGCGCGTGCGCGGGCAGCATCGAGCCGCTGCTGATCGGACGCGCGATCCAGGGGCTCGCCGGCGCATTGCTGATACCGGGCGCGATGCCGATCCTCACGCATGCGTTTCCCGATGCGCGCGAGCGCGCCCGCGCGATCGGCGGGTGGTCCGCGTTCAGTGCGCTCGCGCTGATCCTCGGGCCGCTGGTGGGCGGCCTGCTCGTCGAACATGGCGGCTGGCAGAACATCTTCCTCGTCAACGTGCCGATCGGCATCGTGACCGTGCTGCTCGGCGCATGGGGCATTCCGGAGCGCCGGCATCCGCAGCACGCGGCGTTCGATCCGCTCGGCCAGGTGTTGAGCGTGATCTGGCTCGGGCTGCTCACGTACGGGTTGATCGGCATCGGCGAAGCCGGCGCGTGGCATGTGAAGGTGCTCGTGCCGCTGGCGGGCGCCGCGGTGGCGTTCGTCGCGTTCGTGCAGGTCGAAACGCGCGTCGAGCGGCCGCTGCTGCCGGTCTGGCTGTTTCGCGACCGGCGGCTGGTGCGCGCCAATCTCGCGTCGTTCGTGCTCGGATTCTCGGGGTACAGCAGCCTGTTCTTCCTGTCGCTGTTCCTGCAGCAGGCGCAGGGGCGCACGCCCGCCGAGGCCGGCTGGCAACTGATGCCGCAGTTCGTGATGACGGCGATCACGTCGATGCTGTTCGGGCGCATCGCGGCGCGTATTCCATTGCACGCGCTGATGGTGGCCGGTTATGGGCTGATCGGCGCGATGCTCGCGGTCATGGCCGGTTTCGGCGCGGGAACGCCGTACCTGCCGGTCGGTATCGTGCTGGCGGTGCTCGGCGTCGGCATGGGGCTCGCGGTGCCCGCGACCGGCATGACCGTGATGGAACTGGCGCCGGCCGAGCGCGCGGGCATGGCGTCGGCGACGATGAACGCGTTGCGCCAGACCGGGATGAGCATGGGCATCGCGGTGCTCGGCAGCATGATGAGCGTCGGGGCGCTGCACCGGATGACGGGCGCGATGCAGGCGGCCGGCAGCGCGCACGCGGATACGCTCGCGCGGCAGGCGGTGATGGAACATGTGTTCGCGGCGGGGCGGCCGGCGCTGCTCGGTGCGTATCGGGACGCGATGGCGTACGGGTTTTCGATCGCGGTCTTGTGCTCCGGAATCCTCAGTATTTTGATTGCGGCGATGCTGATGATGCGGCGTGAAACGAAGCAGCAATCGGGACGCGCGGCGGCGTGCGTGACGTCGTCACAGCCGGAATGATGCGGCGTGCCGGCAGGTCGAGCCTTTCGTAGCGGATCGGGGCGTCCGTCGGACCTGCCTACCTTCGCCGATGCTCGACCGCAAACTTGATCAGCTCGGCCTGCCCTTCTATCTCCAGCTTGCGCTTCAAGTTGAGCCGGTGCGTCTCGACCGTGCGCACCGACAGCCCCGTCTGCTGCGCGATCTGCTTGCTCGACAGCCCTTCCGCCAGCGCGTCGAGGATGTCGCGTTCGCGCGGCGTGAGCCGGTCGAGCGGCGACGCGGTCGCGCTTGCGTGGATCATCCGCGCGGCGAGCCCTTCGCTGAAGAACGTCTGGCCGGCCAGCACCGCGCCGATCGCGCGCACGATCTCGCTCGCGGGCGAATCCTTCAGCAGGTAGCCGCTCGCGCCGGCACGCACGGCCTGCGTCACGTATTCGACGTTGTCGTGCATCGACAGCATCAGCACGCGGATGCCCGGAAAGCGCTCGTGGAATACGCCCGCGAGCGTGATGCCGTTCATCCCGTTCATGCCGACGTCCATCAGCGCGAGATCGGGTTCGAGCGACGCGGCGAGCGCGAGCGCCTCGTCGGCGTTGCCGGCTTCGCCGACCACGGACAGGTCGGCCGCTTCGAGCCGCATCCGCAGGCCGTCGCGCACGAGCGGGTGATCGTCGACGAGCAGCAGTCGGGCGACGGGCCGGGCGGTGTCGGGGGCGCTCATGCGTGAAAGGTCTCCTGTGATGGGGCGCGTCATGACGCGGCGCCGGGCAGCGGCACGCGCGCGGCGACGATCGTGTGGCCGACCTGCGACGAGATCGTCAGCATGCCGCCGAGCGCGTCGAGGCGCTCGCGCATGTTGCGCAGGCCGATGCCGCGGCGTGCGTCGGCCTGCGAGCGTTCGGCGTCGAAGCCGCAGCCGTTGTCGGCGATGGTCAGCGTGACGGAATGTGCGCCGACGTCGAGCGTGACGGCCGCGCGCGACGCCTGCGCATGATGCACGATGTTGCTGAGCGCTTCCTGGGCGATCCGGAACAGCGCGGTGTTGACGGCTTCGGGCAGCGGCCGGGTGCCGCTGTGTGCGACCTGCGTATAGCCGATGTCGATGCCGCTTTCGGCGCCGAGTTCGCGAACCAGCTGTTCGAGTGCGGCTGCGAGGCCGAGGTCGTCGAGCATGGAGGGGCGCAGCGCATGCGAGATGCGCCGCACTTCGCGCAGCGTGTCGCCGAGCCGTCCGACGCCCGATGCCAGCGCCTGCTCGGCTTCGGGCAGGCGCGCCGTGCCGCGTTCGAAACGGGCGAGCGCGGATTCGAGCATCAGTTTCGCGGACACCATCATCTGGCTGATCCCGTCATGCAGCTCGCGCGATAGCCGCGCGCGCTCCTGCTCCTGCGATTCGACCACACGCTGCGCGAGCAGCTTGAGCTTCGCGTCGGCGCTGCGCGACTCGCTGACGTTCAGCACCAGCGCGCACACGGCGATCGCCGCCGCACCCGTGAGCGCGATCGCGGTGAGCCAGCTCATCGTGCGCTCGATGTTCGCGGACGCGCGCGCGTCGATGCGCTGCAGCGCGGTGTCGACGTCGTCGAGATAGATGCCGGTGCCGACCATCCAGCCCCAGCGTTCGAGCGCGACGACGTAGCCGAGCTTCGGCGCGACGCGGCCCGTCGACGGCCGCTGCCAGGCGTAGCGCACGTAGCCGCCGCCGCTCGCCGCCGCGCCGATCAGCTTCTGGATCGTCAGTGCGCCCTGCGGGTCGCGCATCGACCAGTAGTTATGGCCGACGCGCTCGGGCTCGCGCGGATGCATCAGCGAATTGCCGTGCAGGTCGTATACGAAGAAATAGCCGTCGGGGCCGAAATCCATCTTCTGCAGCATCGCGAGCGCCTGCGTGCGGAGCATCGCGTCGTCGCGCGCGTTGCGGCCGCTCGCGTCGTAGAGCGGCATGATCGCGCTCGTCGCCAGCTCGACATAGTGCTTCAGCTCGACTTCCTTGCTCGACAGGTACGCGGCCTGGATCGTCGCGTGCTGCGTGCGCGCGAGGGACGTCGCCTGCTGGCGCACGCCGAAGCCGATGCCGGCGATCGCGAGCAGGAACGGCACGATGGCCAGAAGGAAGATCTTTGCCTTGAGTCTCATGGTGGTGCGAAGCGGCCGCGCACCCGCGCGGGCCGGCCGGGCGCGTCAGCCGTGCGGCGGCGTGTCGAGGCGACATTGTCGGCGATTTTGCGCACGGGCGGCGATGGCGGCCCGGCGGCCACCCTGCTGCTGCTCGGCGGCGCGGGATGTGTCCCGGCCGCTCAGGCCTGCCGCGCCGCGAGGCCGCCGGAAGCGGCCGCATGCACGACGATGCGGTTGCGCCCGCCTTCCTTCGCGCGATACAGCGCGTCGTCGGCGAGTTTCAGCGCGCCCTGCATGTCGTCGTCGTGTTCGGGATAGCTGGTCGTCACGCCGATGCTCACCGTCAGGCGGCCGGACGTACCGGCATCGTGCCGGATGCCGAGATCCAGGATGCCGGTGCGGATCGTCTCGGCGATCGCCACTGCGCCGGTCGTGTCGACGTCGGGCAGCACGACGAGGAACTCCTCGCCGCCGTAGCGCGCTGCGTAATCGGCCGGGCGGCGCAGGCAGCCGGCGATGCAGTGGCCGACCGCGGCGAGCGCGTCGTCGCCGGCCTGGTGCCCTTGCGTGTCGTTGTAGCGCTTGAAGTAATCGACGTCGATGAACAGCAGCGACAGCGCGTGCTGCGAGCGCGCGGCACGGCGCCATTCGCGCGCGAGCGTGACGTCGAGCATCCGGCGGTTGTCGAGGCCGGTGAGGCCGTCGGTACGCGCGAGCGCCTGCAGTTCGGTTTCTGCGCGGTGGCGCTTGCGCAGCTGCACGTCGAGCAGCAGCGACAGGCCGACGAAGCCGATCGCGAGCGCAACCATTGCGGAGCCGATCGGAATCGCACGGTCGTACCACGCGGCGTAGGTATCGGCTTCCGAGCGCGCGACCATGATGATGAGCGGCAGGTTCTCGAGGTGCCGGAACACGTAAAGGCGCCGCACGCCGTCGATCGACGCGGTGTCGGCGAAGCTCCCTTCATTGGCGCTCATGAACCGCCGGAACGTGCTCGCGCGGCTGATGTCGCGGCCGACGATCTTGGGATCGTAAGGCTCGCGCGCGAGCATCTTGCCGTCCGTGTTGATCAGCGCGATCGAGCCGCGATCGCCAAGCGACAGGCGCGAGAACAGGTTCTGGAAATATTCGAGCCGGATCGACATCACGGCGACGCCGCCGAACGAGCCGTCGGGCTTCGTGATCCGCCGGCTGAGCGCGATGCTCGGCGAGCCGCCGCGCAGCCGCGAGTGATACGGGGGGCTGACGTACAGGCCGGCGTCGGGATGGTCGCGGTGTACGGCGAAGTACGGTTCGTTGCCGAAGTTGGCCTTGCGCGGCACGTCGCTCTTGCCGTCGACCGAGATGTCGCCCTTTGCGTCGAGCACGTAGATCCCGCCGAGGTACTTGGCCGTCGTCGCGCGGTCGAACAGCACCTGGCGGCGCAGCGGCATCGGCAGCTTGACGACGTCGGGGTCGTTCTCGCCCTCGACGACGGCCTGCAGCGACAGCGAATAGATCTCGATGTTGCGCTCGATGTCCCACGACGCCATCAGCGCAAGATTCTGCTGCATCGCGGCCGAGCGGTCGCGCGCGTCGATGCGGCCTTCGTACAGCACGACCCCGCACAGGAGCAGCAGGACCAACGCGATCAGCAGCCCGGTATAGAAGATCAGGTGCGGCAGCAGGAACCGGCGCAGATGAGCAGCGACACGGCTCGTCAGGCCGGATTCGCTGGGCATTGCGTAGTCGGTTTCTGCCATGGTCGGTGGATCGATGGGCATTGCCGCCGGGAGGCGGGCCGATGCGATTGTTCGTATGACGTGCCGGCGGCGATCCGTTACGCGGCCATTCCGACGCCTTCCTGCCGGCCGGCGGAGAAAATGGACGCCGATTATCGGTAACCGCGGCCAGATATACCGGTAAATCAAGCATTCACTGGTGACATCTGCGCCGATTCAACGATCCGACGAATCGGGCAACGCGAATTCAACGGAGTATAACGCGCGCGTCCGCGTGCGCGGAAAATGTTGCGGACCGTTGATCCGGATCAAATTACAGTGAATTCACGGGCTTGCGAATATCGGGCAGAGCGTTCCAGCGCAAGGCTTTGCGGCATGCAGGGACGTCGCGCGCGGCATCCAGCTGCCGATTCCCCCCGGTTAACGGCACGCGAACGCGAAAAATGAAGGCAGACGATTTGCGCCGATTATCCGTTTCAACGGTCGGGCGAACGCGAAAATGAAAACGGGCGGCCGTTGCGGCCGCCCGTTTCGTGAAGCACGCCTGCGCTTAACCGCCGTGCTGTTGCGCCTTGAACGCGAGGCGGAACCGGTGCAGCAGCGGCTCGGTATAGCCGCTCGGCTGCGACGTGCCCTGCAGCGCGAGCGCACACGCGGCCTTGAACGCGGTCGACTGGTCGTAGCCGGGCGCCATCGGGCGATAGTTCGGGTCGCCGGCGTTCTGCTGGTCGACGACGCGCGCCATCCGCTTGAACACGTCGAGTACGAACGCCTCGGTGATCACGCCGTGGCGCAGCCAGTTCGCGATGTGCTGGCTCGAGATGCGCAGCGTCGCGCGGTCTTCCATCAGGCCGACGTCGTGGATGTCGGGCACCTTCGAGCAGCCGACGCCCTGTTCGACCCAGCGCACGACGTAGCCGAGGATGCCCTGCGCGTTGTTCTCGACTTCGCTCAGGATCTCGGCCTCGCTCCACGCGGCGCGCTCGACGACCGGCACGGTCAGCAGGCCTTCGAGCAGCGCGGCGCGTTCGCTTGCGTACGGCGTCTTCTCGAGTTCCTGCTGGACGGCCTGCACGTCGACGAGGTGGTAGTGCAGCGCGTGCAGCGTCGCGGCGGTCGGCGACGGCACCCATGCGGTGTTCGCGCCGGCGCGCGGATGCGCGATCTTCTGCTCGAGCATCGCGTGCATCAGGTCCGGCATCGCCCACATGCCCTTGCCGATCTGTGCACGGCCGCGCAGGCCGGCCGACAGGCCCGCGAGCACGTTGTTGCGCTCGTACGACTGGATCCACGCCGACGACTTCATGTCGCCCTTGCGGATCATCGGGCCCGCTTCCATCGCGGTGTGCATCTCGTCGCCGGTGCGATCGAGGAAGCCGGTGTTGATGAACGCCACGCGCGCAGCGGCCGCGGCGATACACGCGGCGAGGTTCACGCTGGTGCGGCGTTCCTCGTCCATGATGCCCATCTTCAGCGTGTTGCGCGGCAGGTTGTACAGATCCTCGATGCGCGCGAACAGCGTATCGGCGAACGCGACTTCGACCGGGCCGTGCATCTTCGGCTTCACGATGTAGATCGAACCCGTGCGCGAGTTGCGCTTCGCCTTCAGGTCGTGCAGCGAGCACAGCACCGTGACGACGCCGTCGAGAATCCCTTCCGGAATCTCGTTGCCGTCGCGGTCGAGCACCGCGCCGTTGGTCATCAGGTGGCCGACGTTGCGCACGAACAGCAGCGAGCGGCCGTGCAGCGACAGCGTGCCGCCGGCGGGCGTGGTGTACTCGCGATCGGCGTTCAGGCGGCGCGTGAAGCTTTTGCCGCCCTTCGCGACTTCCTCGACCAGCGTGCCCTGCATCAGGCCGAGCCAGTTGCGGTAGAGCTGGACCTTGTCTTCTGCGTCCACCGCCGCGACCGAATCCTCGCAGTCGATGATCGTGCTGACCGCGGCTTCGAGCACGACGTCCTTCACGTTCGCGAGATCGGCGCGGCCGATCGGCGTCGACGCGTCGATCTGGATCTCGAGGTGCAGGCCGTTGTGCTTCAGCAGGATCGCGGACGGTGCGTCGGCCGCGCCCTGGTAGCCGACGAACTGCGCCGGCTGCGCGAGGCCCACGATGCCCTTCGCGGTTTCGACGGCGAGCTGGCCGTCCTGCACGCGGTAGCGCAGCGCGTCGCGGTGCGAGCCGCTCGCGAGCGGCGCTGCGTTGTCGAGCACGTTGCGCGCGTAGTCGATCACGCGCTGGCCGCGCGTCGGGTTGTAGGTCGCGGTGCGTTCGGCGCCGCCGTCTTCAGGCAGCGCATCGGTGCCGTACAGCGCGTCGTACAGGCTGCCCCAGCGGGCGTTCGCGGCGTTCAGCGCGTAGCGCGCGTTCGACAGCGGCACGACGAGCTGCGGGCCGGCCTGCGTGGCGATCTCGCTGTCGACGTTCGCGGTGGCTGCCGCGACGTTCGACGGGACCGGCACGAGGTAGCCGATTTGTTCGAGGAACGCGCGATACGCGGCGTGGTCGCGCACGGGGCCGGGGTGCGCGCGGTGCCAGGTGTCGAGTTCCTGCTGCAGGCGGTCGCGTTCCGCGAGCAGTTCGCGGTTGCGCGGCGCCAGGTCGTGCACCAGGGCCGAGAAACCGCTCCAGAACGCGGCCTTGTCGATGCCGGTGCCCGGCAGCGCTTCGTTTTCAATGAACTGGCTCAGCGCTGGCGCGACTTGCAGTCCTGCTTGGTCGATCATCGTTAATCCTCCCGGGGAAAAAATCGCGCGCGGCTTTGGCTGGTTATACCGCGACGCTTTGTGTGCCGGCGCGGGCGATCTGCGCGTCCTGTTCGGACTTTACGCCAGACACGCCGATCGCGCCCGCGATCCGGCCGCCCACCGTGACCGGCACGCCGCCTTCGAGCAACCCCGTCAGCGGCACGCTGAGAAACGCGGTGCGGCCACCGTTGATCATATCCTCATACGCCTTCGTCTCGCGCCGGCCGAGCGCCGCCGCGCGCGCCTTGTCCTGCGCGATATAGGTGCTGGCCGGCGATGCGCCGTTCAGCCGCGCGAACGCGAGCAGGTGGCCGCCGTCGTCGACGACGGCGATCGATACGGCCCAGCCGTGGCGTTCCGCTTCCGCGCGGGCGGCGGCGAGCATGCGGTCGGCATCGGCGAGTTCGAGTTCGGGTTTCGTCTGCATGGCATTCCTCCGGAATCAGGTCAGTTGACGAGGTGGTTGTCGACGAGCTCGATCCAGTGGCGCACGGCCGTGCGGCCTGCGCCGTTCAAGTGAGTCTGGCAGCCGACGTTGGCCGTGACAATCAGGTCGGGCCGCGCGGCTTCGAGCGCGTCGAGCCGGTTGTCGCGCAGTTGCGTCGCGAGTTCGGGCTGTGTCAGCGAATACGTGCCGGCCGAGCCGCAGCACAGATGGCCGTCGGCGACATTCGTCAGATCGAAGCCGAGCTGCGTCAGGATGCGTTCGACCGCGCCACCGAGGCGCTGTGCGTGCTGCAGCGTGCACGGGCAGTGCACCCCGATGCGACGTGGCGTCGAACCGGCCAGCGCGTCGAGCGGCTCGGCAGCGATCACTTCGGCGAGATCGCGTGCGAGCGCGCTGACGCGTTGCGCTTTCTCCGCATAGACGGGGTCAGAACGCAGCAGGTCGCCGTATTCCTTGACGAAGGCGCCGCAGCCGCTGGCCGTCAGCACGATCGCTTCCGCGCCCGCTTCGATCGCGGGCCACCAGGCGTCGATATTGCGGCGCGCACGGGCGAGGCCGGCATCCTGCGCGTTCAGGTGATATTCGGTCGCGCCACAGCAGCCGGCTTCGCGCGCCGGGGTCACGCTGATGCCGAGCCGGTCGAGCACGCGCGCCGCGGCCGCATTGGTGTTCGGCGACAGCGACGGCTGCACGCAGCCTTCGAGCATCAGCACGCGCCGAGCATGACGCACGGGCGGGCGCGGGGCGGCGGCGGGAACGGCGGCCGGGATCTTGTCCTGCAGCGTGCCGGGCAGCAGCGGGCGCAGCGCGCGGCCGGCCTTCAGCAGCGCGGCGAACGTCGCCGGGCGCGGCACGACGTGCCGCAGCCCCGCGCGCAGCAGGCGCTCGCGCGCGGGCCGCTGCACGCGCTTCTCGGCTTCCGCGCGGCCGATGTCGAGCAGCGTGTGATAGCGCACGCCGGACGGGCAGGTCGTCTCGCAGTTGCGGCACGTCAGGCAGCGGTCGAGATGCTGCTGCGTGCGCTCGCCGCACGGCTCGCCTTCGAGCAGCTGCTTGATCAGGTAGATGCGTCCGCGCGGCCCGTCGAGCTCGTTGCCGAGCACCTGGTAGGTCGGGCAGGTCGCATTGCAGAAGCCGCAGTGCACGCACGCGCGCAGGATCGCTTCCGCTTCGTCGGCCCGGGCGAGGGCCTTGCTTGCTTCGCTGAGATTGGTTTGCATCGGCGGGTGGGGATCGGGTTCGCGTCAGAAGTCGGCGTACAGGCGGCCGGGATTGAAAATCGCGTGCGGGTCGAGCTGCGCCTTGAGCTGCCGGTGCACGCGCAGCAGCGCGGGCGGCAGCGGCTGGAACGGCTCGCGTGTCGTGCCCGGCGTGAAGCAGGTCGCGTGGCCGCCCCATTGCGCGGCGAACCGCTGTACGTCGGCCGGTGCGGCGTCGCTCTTCAGCCAGCGCTGTGCACCGCCCCAGTCGGCAAGCAGCGCGCCGGGCAACGCGTCGAGCGGCGCGGCGGCCGGCACCGACAGGCGCCACAGCGGGCGCGGATCGTCGAAGAACGGCAGCGCGAGGTCGCGCAGCCGTGCCCAGAAAGCATCGTCGCGATCGTCCATGCGCTCGCCGCCGATCGTGTCGCGCGCGGCCTTCACCGAGCCCTCGCCGCCTTCGATCCGCACGCGCAGCACGCCGTCCGCGTGGCATGCGCCCGCGAGCGGCAGCCCTGCGCGACGCCACGCGGCGACGCGCTGTACGGCTTCATCCACGGCAAGTTGTAATGCGAGATCGCCAGTTGCACGCGGCTTCGGCAGCACCTTCAGCGACACCTCGGTCACGACACCGAGACAGCCGAAGCTGCCCGCGAGCAGCCGCGACACGTCGTAGCCCGCGACGTTCTTCATCACCTCGCCGCCGAAGCGCAGGTGCTTCGCGTGGCCGGTGATCACGCGGCAGCCGAGCACGAAGTCGCGCACCGCGCCGGCCCACGGGCGGCGCGGGCCCGACAGCGCCGCCGCGAACATGCCGCCGACCGTGGCCGCGCCGCCGAACGTCGGCGGCTCGCACGGCAGCATCTGGCCGGCCGCGTCGAGCATCGCTTCGAGTTCGGCGAGCGGCGTGCCCGCGCGCGCGGTGACGACGAGTTCGGTCGGGTCGTACGACACGACGCCGCGATGCGTGCGCGCGTCGAGCGTGCGGCCTTCGACGGGGCGGCCGAGGAACGCCTTCGTGCCGGCGCCGCGGATGTGCAGCGGCTGGCGGTCGTGGATCGCCGCGTCGACCTGGGCGACGAGCGCCGCGCTGTCGTCGATCGATTCGATGTCGCGTCGCATCAGAAGCGCTCCAGTTCGGGAAACGGCAGCTTGCCGTGATGGACGTGCATCGCGCCGAATTCGGCGCAGCGGTGCAGCGTCGGGATGTTCTTGCCGGGATTGAGCAGGCCCTGCGGATCGAACGCGGCCTTCACAGCGTGGAAGAACGTGATTTCATCGGCGTTGAATTGCACGCACATCTGGTTGATCTTCTCGCGCCCGACGCCGTGCTCGCCGGTGATGCTGCCGCCCGCCGCGACGCACAGCTCGAGGATCTTTCCGCCGAGCGCTTCCGCGCGGTCGAGCTCGCCCGCGCGGTTCGCGTCGAACAGGATCAGCGGGTGCATGTTGCCGTCGCCCGCGTGGAACACGTTCGCGACCGGCAGCCCGTATTCGGCGGACAGCGCGGCAATGCCTTCGAGCACGCGCGGCAGCTCGCGGCGCGGAATCGTGCCGTCCATGCAGTAGTAGTCGGGCGACATGCGGCCGACCGCCGGGAATGCGTTCTTGCGGCCGGCCCAGAAGCGCTGGCGCTCGGCTTCGTCGCGCGCGACGCGGATCTCGGTTGCGCCCGCGTCGCGCAGCAGCGTGGCGACGCGTTCGGCGTCTTCGTCGACGTCGGTCGGCGAGCCGTCGAGCTCGCACAGCAGGATCGCCTGCGCGTCGACCGGGTAGCCCGCGTGGATGAAATCCTCCGCCGCGCGGATCGCGAGGTTGTCCATCATCTCGAGGCCGCCGGGGATCACGCCCGCGCCGATGATTCGCGCGACCGCCGCGCCGGCTTCCGCGACGTCGTCGAAGCTCGCCATCAGCACCTTCACGCTCGGCGGCTTCGGCAGCAGCTTCACCGTGACTTCCGTGACGATGCCGAGCATCCCTTCCGAGCCGGTGAACAAGGCGAGCAGGTCGAAGCCGGGTGCGTCGAGCGCGTCGGCGCCGAGCGTGAGCGTGTCGCCGTCGATCGTCAGGATCTCGACCTTCAGGATGTTGTGCACCGTGAGGCCGTATTTCAGGCAGTGCACGCCGCCCGCGTTTTCGGCGACGTTGCCGCCGATCGAGCAGGCGATCTGCGACGACGGATCGGGGGCGTAGTAGAGGCCGTATGGCGCGGCTGCCTGGGAAATCGCGAGGTTGCGCACGCCGGGCTGCACGCGCGCGATGCCGGCATCGGGGTCGATGTCGAGAATCCTGTTGAACTTCGCCATCACGAGCAGGAGGCCTTTTTCGAGGGGCATCGCGCCGCCCGACAGGCCGGTGCCCGCGCCGCGCGCAACCACCGGCACGCCGAGCGCGGCCGCGACACGCAACACCGCGCGCACTTGCTCGACCGTGTCGGGCAGCGCGACCGCGAGCGGCACCGTGCGGTACGCGGCGAGGCCGTCGCATTCGAACGGCTTGAGCGCCTCGCGTTCGTGCAGCACGTCGAGGCCGGGCGCCGCCGCGTGCAGCGCGGCGACGAGTGTGTCGCGGCCGACGGTCGCCAATGGGCCGTCGATCCGTTCGTCGTAGGTGAAACTCATCGGGGTTGTCTCCACCATGCAGGCGGCTGCGCGACGCGCGGCACGCCGGAAGGAATGGATTCTTGGCGGGCGGCGCGCGCGTGTCCAGACGTGGTGAATGTGGTCATACCAGTTTTTGTCGAGGGCTCGGAAGGCGGCTGCGTCGATTGCTATAAAACCGAATAGCTACAAGGGTTTGTGGGAAAATCGCCGATATCCTTCCGAAGTGGTCATACCAGTATGGAAATGCAGGAACAGGCGGGCCCGGCGCGCAACGTGGCCGACGTCGTTGCCGAGCGCATCGAGAAGCTGATCGTCGACGGCGTGCTGAAGGCCGGGCAGGCGCTACCGTCCGAACGGCGGCTGACCGAGAAGCTCGGCGTGTCGCGCACGGCCGTGCGTGAAGGGATGAAGCTGCTGCGTGCGCGCGGCATCATCGACACCGCGCACGGCAAGGGCTCGTTCGTTGCGAGCCTGACCCCGCAACGCGAGATCACGCCGATGATGCATCTGCTCGGCTCGCAGCCGCGCACGCTGTACGACCTGTTCGAGGTACGCGGGATGCTCGAGACGGAGGCCGCGCGGCTCGCGGCGCTGCGCGGTACGCCGGCCGACTTCATCCTGATCAAGCGTCGCTATGAAGAGATGACTGCGGCCGACGCGCAGGATCTCGATCCGGCCGCGCGCGCGAAGCTCGATCATGCGTTCCATCTCGCGATCTGTGAGGCTTCGCATAACCCGGTGCTGGTGAATACGCTGCAGTCGTTGACGGATCTGCTGCTGAGTTCGGTGTTTGCGTCGGTGAACAATCTCTATCACCGTGAGCCGCTAAAGAAGCAGATCGATCGGCAGCATGCGCGGCTTTATAACGCGGTGACGGGGCGGTTGCCCGATCAGGCGCGCAAGGCGGCGAGCGAGCATATTCGCCAGTGCGTCGAGTATCTGCGGGAGATCGAGCAGGAGGAGCAGCGGTTGGTGCGGTCGACGTTGAGGCTTGAAGGGTGGACGTGATGTCGGCTGCGCGTTGCGGTGTGTCTTGATGCGTATCACGCACAGTGAGCCGCCTCGAGACGCGTGTCACAGGGCTATGTCAGACTGTGAGCCATTCTTCGTGTGGCCCCGCTGTTGTCAGTCGTGATGCGTGGACGCTGTCGTGTGAACAGTGTCTGACGGAACCACGCCGGACGAACCGGTGCGCCACGCTTCCTGAACGGAGGACATCGCATGTCGAACCGGACCCACGACGACGGGCACGACGCCCGCCCCGCCAAAGCCGCGGACGAATCCGCTGATGCGCAGCGCGACGCGTTGCTCGCGTTGCTGAATGAGCTGCTG
This window of the Burkholderia lata genome carries:
- the glcC gene encoding transcriptional regulator GlcC; the protein is MEMQEQAGPARNVADVVAERIEKLIVDGVLKAGQALPSERRLTEKLGVSRTAVREGMKLLRARGIIDTAHGKGSFVASLTPQREITPMMHLLGSQPRTLYDLFEVRGMLETEAARLAALRGTPADFILIKRRYEEMTAADAQDLDPAARAKLDHAFHLAICEASHNPVLVNTLQSLTDLLLSSVFASVNNLYHREPLKKQIDRQHARLYNAVTGRLPDQARKAASEHIRQCVEYLREIEQEEQRLVRSTLRLEGWT